Genomic window (Vibrio pomeroyi):
TTTGGTTCAAAACGGTCAAGAGCAAGGTATTGCCGAATTACATCAAGCTCTAGCGGCAATTGAAGGAAAAAATTCAAGTGTGCTGTTAGCCGAAACACCAACCGCTCATGAGCAAGTGTTTGTACAAACGGAGCAAGTGAGTGAAGGCTTACATGCTAATGAACTCAAGGCTTCAATCGACCGGGCTTGGCGTATCACCAGTTACTCGGGGCTTGTTAAGCAAGGCAGTCACGGTGCTAGTCATGACGCGACCATTGAGGTGTCTGGCTTTGATATTGACTCGGCTGATGAGCAGGATGAGTCTGAGTTGATTGAACCTGAACGCTCTATCTTTACGTTCCCACGTGGTGCTCGCTCCGGCACTTTCTTGCACACCTTGTTTGAGGAGGTTGAATTTACCGAGCCAGCAACCAGCGAACATAACACGCAAGTAATTACTCACTTATTAGAATCAGAACAATACGAACTAGAGTGGTTACCAGTGCTTCAACAGCTTGTCGATACGGTGCTTAACACCGCATTAGATGGTAAAAACCTAAAGCTGAGTGAGAAAGACTCAACTCAACGATTAGTCGAAATGGAGTTCTTATTGCCGATCGAAGTGTTGGCCGCATCTGAGCTGAATCAAACCATTCAATATCACGATCCGTTATCGGCCAAAGCAGGCGACCTAGGTTTCCTAACCGTGCAAGGCATGCTGAAAGGCTTCATCGATTTGGTGTTCGAGCATCAAGGTAAATACTATGTACTCGACTGGAAATCGAATCATTTAGGTGATGATGTTGCCGTCTACCATGGTGAAGCATTGAAATCGGCGATGGCCGACCACCGCTATGATCTGCAATATCAAATCTATGCATTGGCGCTGCATCGTTTTTTACGCAGTCGTGTGGCGAATTACAGCTACGAGCAACATTTTGGTGGCGTGTATTACTTGTTCTTACGAGGAATGGACGGCCAATCTCAGCAGGGTATTTTCTCAGCGAAACCAACATTGGCTTTACTTGATGAAATGGATCAATTGATTGACGGTAAAGTGATAGACAGACGTTCAGCACAATTGAATGACGATGAAACTGGACAGATGGGGCTTTTATAATGACAACGACGACCACTAATACCAGCATAGAAGCAGCGAACTCTGTAAAGCCAGTTTCACTTATCCCTGAACAGCTCATGGATGTACTCAAGTTCCTTGCAGATAAGGGCTCGATTCGTCAGTTGGATTATCAATTTGCCCGTTTTATTGCTCAACAAGCCACGAGTCACTCTCAAGAAATCGGTTTTCTCGCTGGGGTAGTGAGCCATGAACTAGGCAAAGGACACATTTGTACTCAGCTTATACAAGCTCAAACAGCAGACCTTGCCCAGTTACTCGGTTTGTACGGTGAAACGGCGCTGCAATTGAATAAAAAGTTGTTAGGCATTGACTGGGTGACGGTACTTCAATCGTCAAACCTAGTAGGTACAACCAATGACTGTATTAAGCCGCTGATGTTTGATGGGCAGCGTGTCTACTTACAGCGTTACTGGAACTACGAGGTTGTACTGGCTGATACATTAAACCGTTTAAGCAAGCCTGTAGAATTCAACATTGAACAGAAAAAGGCGCTGACGGAAACACTTAATCAGCTCTTTGCACGCAGCTATCATTTTCTGTTTAACGCTTTAGCGAAGGCTGAAGCAAACCAACAAACGTCTCAGGTACTGCGCCAACAGCTGGTGTGTGATCATCTTGATATCGTCGATGAGCAATCTTTGAATTGGGGGGCGATAGACCAAGCGATTGTTCAAGCCAAGCAAGTGACCGATTTAGATGTACTGGATAGCCTAGTGCCGTTATCTGTCTGTTTGAATTGGCAAAAAGTAGCGGCAGCGGTGGCGTTAAGTCGTCGCTTCGCAGTGATTTCTGGTGGACCGGGTACCGGTAAAACGACCACGGTAACCAAATTGCTGTCGGCTATGGTAGAGCAGTCACTAAGCCAAGGCAAAACACCGACGATCAAGCTGGTGGCACCGACAGGTAAAGCGGCAGCGCGTTTAACTGAGTCGATTGGTAAAGCGATTGAGCAACTGCCTCTGGCGCCGGAAGTAAAAGCCAACATACCAACGGAATCGAGCACCTTACACAGATTACTTGGCGCGATTCCTAATCGAGCAGAATTTAGACATAACCGACGTAATCCACTTCATCTTGATACCTTGGTGGTGGATGAAGCTTCGATGGTCGATCTATCGATGATGTATAAGCTGGTGGATGCACTCCCTGAACATGCAAGGCTGATTCTGCTTGGTGATAAAGATCAGCTGGCTTCCGTTGAAGCTGGCGCAGTGTTAGGTGATATCTGTTCATTCAACTCTGCTGGTTATAGTAGTGCGCAAGGCAACTTGATTGCGGAGATGACAGGCTTTGATGCGATAGCTAAGACACCACAAGCAAAAGCAGGAGCCGTTAATCCTCCGGCAATTGCAGATAGTTTGTGTATGCTGCAGAAGAGTTATCGTTTCGACGCGCGTTCAGGTATTGGGCAGTTGGCAAAAGCAATCAATAACGGCTCTGCTAATCAAGTCGACCAAGTGTTTGCCAAAGGATTTGGCGATATTGAAAATCATCCTCTATCGAGTGACAGCTACAACTTGATGTTGCGTACCTTGGTTAATGAATATGGTGCGTACCTCAACCGAATGAATGTGCCGTTGGAAGAGTTAGAAACTCAAGAAGCGAGAGCCAAATCGGTACTCGATTTGTTCAGCCAATGTCGACTGTTGTGTTCTATTCGTGAAGGTGACTTTGGTGTTAAAGGCCTCAATCACAGAATTGAAAGAGCGCTTGCCGCAAGACGTTTAGTGAATCCGCACAACGATGAACTTTGGTATCACGGGCGACCAGTAATGGTAACGCGTAACGATCATGGCCTGGGCTTATACAATGGTGATATTGGTATCTGTATGCTCGAAGCAGATTCAAACCAATTTGATTCAACTCCTCGCTTGAAGGTTTATTTTGAGTTACCCGATGGCAGCGTGAAAGCGGTGCTACCAAGCCGAGTGCCTGATCATGAAACGGCTTATGCGATGACGATTCACAAATCTCAAGGCAGTGAATTTGATTTGACCTTAATGATCCTTCCGCCAGATTTCAGCCCCATCTTGACGCGAGAGCTTATCTACACAGGTATTACGCGTGCGAAGAAACGACTGATGATGTTCAGTGATACTAATGTATTAAAGCGTGGGATTAAGGTGAAAACAGAGCGAGTGAGTGGTTTAGGGAGTCGCTTAACCAACTAAAGATGATGTCGATGTACGTACAAAGCAACCATCCCTGGTTGCTTTGAGCGTGCTAGGAATCAGTGCCTAAAAACGCTCGAGTAAACGATATGTGGTTTATCTTGTATTTTGCTTGGCAATTCAAAATAAACTCTTTTAGATTCTCGCTCACAGGGAACACGCAGTGTACGTCTAGCCCTTCTAAGAATTGGTTATCAGCCATATCCCAAAAACTTTGCAGCGAGTTACAAACAATGGTTCTCATATCAATGTTGCTCTTTTTGCTGTTTATACTAACGGCAGAGCTACTGCTAGCGTGCTGACCGTTAACGGGTATAGCAATCCGTGCAGTTACCACTCAATAAGTTCGATGTGACTATCGAGATGGTAATTCCTATAAAAACATTTGTTAATATTATTAAAGCGCTTAAATTCTATACAATAATTCGTGTGAGTGAAAGTGCATACTTAATAAATCTCATATAGAAAACGATTACATTTGCAATTATTTTTCTTTTGAACTGAGATTCTAGTCCAAAACTTTATTTACACGTTTAACGCTAAGATCTTTGAGTTGCGTTGATAGTTGTATAACCCCTGTTTTTCCATCGGTAACTCATCCACACCTATCTCGTAAAACCCTTGTTCACGGAACCAATGAAGGCTATGTGTCGTTAAGACAAAAATCTGGTCGATATCGCGAGACTTGGATTGATGACGCATGTAGTCCAGCAATAGTTGTCCACGGTTACCATCACGATAATCAGGGTGGATAGCCACGCACGCCATTTCTGCCATGTGATCTTCCGGATACGCATAGAGCGCTGCACAGCCGATGATCAGTCCGTCTTTTTCAATAATGGTAAAGCGGTGGATCTCTTGTTCTAACTGCTCTCGTGAGCGACGCACGAGAATGCCTTGTTCTTCAAGCGGACGAATAAGATCAAAGATGCCACCAATATCATCAATTTGAGCTTGTCTTACTTGCTCGGCACTCGCCATAACCACTTGGGTTCCAATACCATCGAAAGAGAACAGTTCTTGGATCAGTGCGCCATCCACTTTGTAGCTGATTAAGTGACAACGAGGCACGCCGGCACGACACGCTGAAATGGCACCTTTTAGGAATCGAAGTGTGCCAGTGCTCATGTCTTCGGCAGGGTTTTGAGATTGAGTTAAGCGTTCTAGAATGAGTTTGGCGTCTTTTGGGAAAAGTTCAGCAAGGACATTGCCGTTTTGATCGGTGACCCCTTGCTCAGAGCAAAAGCCAATCAGTTTGTCGGCTTTTAAACGAATGGCCACTTGAGTCGCGACTTCTTCAGAAAGCAGGTTAAAGCTTTCGCCTGTTACAGAACTGGCAATCGGACCAAGCAATACAATAGAGCCTTGGTCGAGTGTGCGATTAATCCCTTCGATATCGATTCGACGGATACGTCCGCTGTGACAGTAATCCGTACCATCATCAACACCCAATGGCTGAGCAGTAATAAAGTTGCCACTCATCACGTTGAGTTGAGTACCCGCCATAGGTGTGTTGTTTAAGCTCATTGAAAGACGAGCTGTAATGGCAAGCTGTAATTGACCCGCGGCCTGCATAGCAACACCCAGAGAATACTCATCGGTGAC
Coding sequences:
- the recD gene encoding exodeoxyribonuclease V subunit alpha, with product MTTTTTNTSIEAANSVKPVSLIPEQLMDVLKFLADKGSIRQLDYQFARFIAQQATSHSQEIGFLAGVVSHELGKGHICTQLIQAQTADLAQLLGLYGETALQLNKKLLGIDWVTVLQSSNLVGTTNDCIKPLMFDGQRVYLQRYWNYEVVLADTLNRLSKPVEFNIEQKKALTETLNQLFARSYHFLFNALAKAEANQQTSQVLRQQLVCDHLDIVDEQSLNWGAIDQAIVQAKQVTDLDVLDSLVPLSVCLNWQKVAAAVALSRRFAVISGGPGTGKTTTVTKLLSAMVEQSLSQGKTPTIKLVAPTGKAAARLTESIGKAIEQLPLAPEVKANIPTESSTLHRLLGAIPNRAEFRHNRRNPLHLDTLVVDEASMVDLSMMYKLVDALPEHARLILLGDKDQLASVEAGAVLGDICSFNSAGYSSAQGNLIAEMTGFDAIAKTPQAKAGAVNPPAIADSLCMLQKSYRFDARSGIGQLAKAINNGSANQVDQVFAKGFGDIENHPLSSDSYNLMLRTLVNEYGAYLNRMNVPLEELETQEARAKSVLDLFSQCRLLCSIREGDFGVKGLNHRIERALAARRLVNPHNDELWYHGRPVMVTRNDHGLGLYNGDIGICMLEADSNQFDSTPRLKVYFELPDGSVKAVLPSRVPDHETAYAMTIHKSQGSEFDLTLMILPPDFSPILTRELIYTGITRAKKRLMMFSDTNVLKRGIKVKTERVSGLGSRLTN
- the argA gene encoding amino-acid N-acetyltransferase → MKLRSTALVKGFRQSTPYVNAHRGKTMVIMLGGEAVADRNFGNIISDIALLHSLGVKIVLVHGARPQINQLLAKQDCHTPYHKNIRVTDEYSLGVAMQAAGQLQLAITARLSMSLNNTPMAGTQLNVMSGNFITAQPLGVDDGTDYCHSGRIRRIDIEGINRTLDQGSIVLLGPIASSVTGESFNLLSEEVATQVAIRLKADKLIGFCSEQGVTDQNGNVLAELFPKDAKLILERLTQSQNPAEDMSTGTLRFLKGAISACRAGVPRCHLISYKVDGALIQELFSFDGIGTQVVMASAEQVRQAQIDDIGGIFDLIRPLEEQGILVRRSREQLEQEIHRFTIIEKDGLIIGCAALYAYPEDHMAEMACVAIHPDYRDGNRGQLLLDYMRHQSKSRDIDQIFVLTTHSLHWFREQGFYEIGVDELPMEKQGLYNYQRNSKILALNV